One Desulfuromonas acetexigens genomic window carries:
- a CDS encoding ABC transporter permease, with the protein MGAFFATLRKELLLLSRDRGGLALLFLMPMVLVLVVSLVQDNVLKLTGEGSIRVLLVDRDGGPAARRLVDGLKESGAVQLVEAAGDAEGEAEARRRVAAGDYPFALVIPAGLGEELERRAAALARRAFTANEATEDDGNPLELAVYFDPAVQGAFRATLVNALRRAALGLEVAEKGRQLGEVLPRQVAEQAGKALGPYGNLPGAPAPPAVTFAWQDQELLAVRAEIAAGKIIAQPDSVQQNVPAWTLFGMFFIVVPLSGALLRERQEGTLQRLLSLPVSGLPLLGGKLAAYVLVGCAQALVMLLVGRLLLPRFGTPILQFGGDLSALILLILACALAATGYGLLIGTLVRSYEQAAMLGPVSIVLAAALGGIMVPVYAMPPAMQSLSALSPLAWGLEGFIELFVRDGDLARIAPQLASLLLFATACLGLAWLVFARRRSGGR; encoded by the coding sequence ATGGGCGCTTTTTTCGCCACTCTGCGCAAGGAATTGCTGCTCCTTTCCCGGGATCGCGGTGGCCTGGCCCTGCTCTTTCTCATGCCGATGGTGCTGGTCCTGGTGGTGTCGCTGGTGCAGGATAACGTCCTCAAGCTCACCGGCGAGGGGAGCATCCGCGTGCTGCTGGTCGACCGCGACGGCGGCCCGGCGGCGCGGCGCCTGGTCGACGGTCTGAAGGAGAGCGGCGCGGTGCAACTGGTCGAAGCGGCAGGGGACGCCGAAGGCGAGGCCGAGGCTCGCCGCCGGGTCGCCGCCGGCGACTATCCTTTTGCCCTGGTGATCCCCGCCGGGCTCGGCGAAGAACTGGAGCGGCGCGCCGCAGCCCTCGCCCGGCGCGCCTTCACCGCGAATGAAGCGACCGAGGATGACGGGAATCCCCTGGAACTGGCCGTCTATTTCGACCCGGCGGTGCAGGGAGCCTTTCGCGCCACCCTGGTCAACGCCCTGCGGCGGGCGGCCCTCGGTCTCGAGGTCGCGGAAAAGGGTCGACAGCTGGGGGAAGTGCTGCCCCGCCAGGTGGCCGAGCAGGCGGGCAAAGCTCTCGGCCCCTATGGGAACCTGCCCGGCGCGCCGGCGCCCCCCGCCGTCACCTTTGCCTGGCAGGACCAGGAACTGCTGGCGGTGCGCGCGGAAATCGCCGCCGGAAAAATCATCGCCCAGCCCGACTCGGTGCAACAGAACGTCCCCGCCTGGACCTTGTTCGGCATGTTTTTCATCGTCGTCCCTCTCTCCGGGGCGCTGCTGCGGGAACGTCAGGAAGGAACCCTGCAACGGCTGCTGAGCCTCCCCGTTTCCGGCCTTCCCCTCCTCGGCGGCAAGCTCGCCGCCTATGTGCTCGTCGGCTGCGCCCAGGCGCTGGTCATGCTGCTGGTCGGGCGGCTGCTCCTTCCCCGCTTCGGCACCCCGATCCTGCAGTTCGGCGGCGATCTTTCGGCCCTGATCCTGCTGATCCTGGCCTGCGCCCTGGCCGCCACCGGCTACGGCCTGCTCATCGGCACCCTGGTGCGCAGCTACGAGCAGGCGGCCATGCTCGGCCCCGTTTCGATCGTGCTGGCGGCGGCCCTCGGTGGCATCATGGTGCCGGTCTACGCCATGCCCCCGGCGATGCAGTCCCTGAGCGCCCTGTCGCCGCTGGCCTGGGGGCTGGAGGGTTTTATCGAACTCTTTGTCCGCGACGGCGACCTGGCGCGGATCGCACCGCAACTGGCATCACTGCTGCTTTTCGCCACCGCCTGCCTGGGTCTGGCCTGGCTCGTTTTCGCCCGGCGCCGCAGCGGCGGGCGCTGA
- a CDS encoding B12-binding domain-containing radical SAM protein: protein MNILLINPPNCGRSIPEERYGITSIKQIFRGEPLALETLAGNLPGHEVRIVDLKARPDGLDEALRRFTPDLIGFTAVTCEANWVRSQAPRLQAECDATLVVGGIHASNDPEFFNAPGIDYVVLGLGKQSLRELVEAIETSADTTSIPGVAHTNPGRPLRWRPRAYSRVDLVEERPPRYDLVAGERDRYTLAALGVPLGFVSSAFGCPYDCSFCCIAGLTDSRYLSASIATVIRDIQLLSDVPVIRLVDANTFGHPEHARALCRAIVGAGIDKTFLADVRADTVVRHPELLREWREAGLRSVVIGFEELSDQGLDALNKSASAAANLEAIAILHQLGINIVGDFIVSPDYVEADFARLAAYVAEQRIGLPIYTVLTPLPGTALHRQLRSRIVNHDLDYYTLANAVLPTRLDEGEFYRQFAALYQAGHKEVKL from the coding sequence ATGAACATTTTGCTCATCAATCCCCCCAACTGCGGGCGCTCGATTCCCGAGGAACGCTACGGGATCACCAGCATCAAGCAGATCTTTCGCGGCGAGCCTCTGGCCCTGGAGACCTTGGCCGGCAACCTGCCTGGGCATGAGGTGCGAATTGTCGACCTCAAAGCCCGCCCCGACGGGTTGGATGAGGCGTTGCGCCGCTTTACCCCCGACCTGATCGGCTTCACCGCCGTCACCTGCGAGGCCAACTGGGTGCGGTCCCAGGCGCCACGACTCCAGGCGGAATGCGACGCGACGCTGGTGGTCGGCGGCATTCACGCCAGCAACGATCCGGAATTTTTCAACGCTCCCGGCATCGACTACGTCGTCCTCGGCCTCGGCAAACAGAGCCTGCGGGAGCTGGTCGAGGCCATTGAAACCAGCGCCGACACGACGAGCATCCCCGGCGTCGCCCACACCAATCCGGGTCGGCCGCTGCGCTGGCGGCCCCGCGCCTACAGCCGCGTCGATCTGGTGGAAGAGCGGCCGCCCCGCTACGACCTGGTCGCCGGCGAGCGCGACCGCTACACCCTGGCCGCCCTCGGCGTTCCCCTCGGCTTCGTCAGCTCGGCCTTCGGCTGCCCCTACGACTGCTCCTTCTGCTGCATCGCCGGTCTCACCGACAGCCGTTACCTGAGCGCGTCCATCGCCACGGTCATCCGCGATATCCAGCTCCTTAGCGATGTCCCGGTCATCCGCCTGGTCGACGCCAACACCTTCGGCCACCCCGAGCACGCCCGGGCGCTCTGCCGGGCCATCGTTGGCGCCGGCATCGACAAAACCTTTCTCGCCGATGTCCGCGCCGACACCGTCGTCCGTCACCCGGAGCTGCTGCGGGAATGGCGGGAGGCCGGGCTGCGCTCGGTGGTCATTGGTTTCGAGGAACTCAGCGACCAGGGCCTCGACGCTTTGAACAAGTCGGCCTCCGCCGCCGCCAACCTGGAGGCGATCGCCATCCTCCACCAGTTGGGAATCAACATCGTCGGCGACTTCATCGTCTCCCCTGACTATGTCGAAGCGGATTTCGCCCGTCTGGCCGCCTACGTCGCCGAGCAGCGGATAGGCCTGCCGATCTATACCGTCCTCACCCCCCTGCCCGGCACGGCCCTGCACCGACAGCTGCGCTCGCGCATCGTCAACCACGATCTCGACTACTACACCCTGGCCAACGCCGTGCTTCCAACCCGGCTGGACGAGGGGGAATTCTATCGCCAATTCGCCGCCCTCTACCAGGCCGGCCACAAAGAGGTCAAACTCTGA
- a CDS encoding beta-ketoacyl-[acyl-carrier-protein] synthase family protein, protein MAVTGLGCICAAGRTLPETLAALFRGERAPAPPRRFATSHPTPFPVFEVAEDFAGRDDLLRTSLLALAAADEALADAGWSRESLRPLRVGVCLGTTVGSAMNNEEFYREYRQGQDPSLAPIRRFLNSNPAASLAKEYGFDGPCQTVVNACSSGSDAVGLAAAWIRAGLCDLALAGGADELCRTTCNGFHALMIASDAPVIPFDRRRKGLNLGEGAGVLVLESEAVRGSRSARAFLRGYGAACDAHHLTAPHPEGAGLQRALIEALAEAGATAAEIAFVNAHGTGTADNDRVESRVLAAMLPQVPFLSTKGYTGHTLGAAGGIEAALTVACLERGEIPASIGFVEPDPELPATPVTQTTAATGELAISQSLAFGGNNAVLVFGRGNRGKA, encoded by the coding sequence GTGGCCGTCACCGGCCTCGGTTGCATCTGCGCCGCCGGCAGGACCCTGCCGGAAACGCTGGCGGCGCTCTTTCGCGGCGAGCGCGCCCCGGCGCCGCCGCGCCGTTTCGCCACCAGCCATCCGACGCCCTTTCCGGTTTTCGAGGTGGCCGAGGATTTCGCTGGTCGCGACGATCTGCTGCGCACCAGCCTGCTGGCCCTGGCCGCCGCCGACGAGGCCCTGGCCGATGCCGGGTGGAGCCGGGAGTCGCTGCGTCCCTTGCGGGTCGGGGTCTGTCTCGGCACCACCGTCGGCAGCGCCATGAACAACGAGGAGTTCTACCGGGAATACCGGCAAGGGCAGGATCCGTCGCTGGCACCGATCCGCCGCTTTCTTAACAGCAACCCGGCGGCGAGCCTGGCGAAAGAGTATGGCTTCGACGGCCCCTGCCAGACGGTGGTCAACGCCTGTTCCTCCGGTAGTGACGCCGTCGGCCTGGCCGCCGCCTGGATTCGCGCCGGGCTCTGCGACCTGGCCCTGGCTGGGGGGGCCGACGAGCTCTGTCGCACCACCTGCAACGGTTTTCACGCCCTGATGATCGCCTCCGATGCGCCGGTGATCCCTTTCGACCGCCGCCGCAAAGGGCTCAACCTCGGCGAGGGGGCCGGCGTGCTGGTGCTGGAGAGCGAAGCGGTGCGCGGCTCCCGCTCGGCGCGGGCTTTTCTGCGCGGCTACGGCGCGGCCTGCGACGCCCACCATCTGACCGCGCCCCATCCCGAGGGGGCCGGGCTCCAGCGGGCGCTCATCGAGGCGCTGGCCGAAGCTGGGGCGACGGCGGCGGAGATCGCCTTCGTCAACGCCCACGGCACCGGCACGGCGGACAACGACCGGGTCGAAAGCCGGGTTTTGGCCGCGATGCTGCCGCAGGTACCGTTTCTCTCCACCAAGGGCTATACCGGCCACACCCTCGGCGCCGCCGGCGGCATCGAGGCGGCCCTCACCGTCGCCTGCCTGGAGCGGGGGGAAATCCCCGCCAGCATCGGCTTCGTCGAGCCCGACCCGGAGCTGCCTGCAACCCCGGTGACGCAGACCACCGCCGCGACCGGCGAGCTGGCCATTTCCCAATCCCTGGCCTTCGGCGGCAACAACGCGGTGCTGGTCTTTGGGCGGGGGAACAGGGGCAAAGCTTAA
- a CDS encoding beta-ketoacyl synthase N-terminal-like domain-containing protein has product MNTMAIQGIGLVGGFGCGLEDFAAALAGGAVPTRPAAFAGGEIPALLADTAPLERFVDKRALRRIDHFSRLALLGAHLALEDAGLPALDRTRLGLIVATGYGASATTFSFLDTVLDGGDALASPTHFSSSVHNAAAAHVAILLGITGPNLTVSQFELSVPSALLAAQGWLAEGRVDAVLFGGVDEACAVLRYCWGRFFPEPSDLICPFEFDRQSAVPGEGAAFFLLTAASGAARYGRISEVRQGNAAVRPPLLDAAPLYLLGADGHRECGANYPRHLPAEARCAAYAPVYGSLPAGPAFDLAVAALACRDDRLPEGEALAGRELCCLKFGRDDAYGWIRLRRE; this is encoded by the coding sequence ATGAACACCATGGCCATTCAAGGGATCGGGCTGGTCGGCGGTTTTGGCTGCGGGCTGGAGGATTTCGCGGCGGCGCTTGCCGGCGGAGCGGTGCCGACGCGCCCGGCGGCCTTCGCCGGCGGCGAGATTCCGGCCCTGCTCGCCGATACCGCCCCCTTGGAGCGCTTCGTCGACAAGCGCGCTCTGCGCCGCATCGACCATTTTTCCCGGCTGGCCCTGCTCGGCGCCCACCTCGCCCTGGAGGATGCCGGGCTGCCGGCTTTGGATCGGACACGGCTGGGGCTGATCGTCGCCACCGGCTACGGCGCCAGCGCCACCACCTTCTCCTTCCTCGACACCGTCCTTGACGGCGGCGACGCCCTCGCTTCGCCGACCCATTTTTCCAGCTCCGTGCACAACGCCGCCGCCGCCCACGTCGCCATCCTCCTCGGCATCACCGGCCCCAATCTCACCGTCAGCCAATTTGAGCTGTCCGTCCCCTCGGCTCTGCTCGCCGCCCAGGGCTGGCTGGCCGAAGGGCGGGTCGACGCCGTTCTTTTCGGCGGGGTCGACGAGGCCTGCGCGGTGCTGCGCTACTGCTGGGGGCGGTTTTTCCCCGAACCCTCGGATCTCATCTGTCCTTTCGAGTTCGACCGGCAAAGTGCCGTCCCCGGCGAGGGCGCGGCCTTTTTTCTGCTCACCGCCGCTTCGGGCGCGGCCCGTTATGGGCGGATCAGCGAGGTCCGCCAGGGCAACGCCGCTGTACGCCCACCACTGCTGGACGCCGCGCCCCTTTATCTGCTCGGCGCCGACGGCCACCGGGAATGCGGCGCGAACTATCCCCGCCATCTCCCCGCCGAGGCCCGGTGCGCCGCCTATGCCCCGGTTTACGGCAGCCTGCCGGCGGGGCCGGCCTTCGATCTGGCGGTCGCGGCCCTGGCCTGCCGGGACGACCGGCTGCCGGAGGGGGAAGCCCTGGCCGGGCGGGAGCTGTGCTGTCTGAAATTCGGGCGCGACGACGCCTATGGCTGGATCCGCTTGCGGAGGGAGTAG
- a CDS encoding phosphopantetheine-binding protein: MDIKDQLKKILVEELNLEDLTPAEITDDMALFGEGLGLDSLDAVELVVLVQKHFGVEIKDMEEGRPALQTVATLAAFIEKKRQG; encoded by the coding sequence ATGGACATCAAGGACCAGCTGAAAAAGATTCTGGTCGAGGAGCTGAACCTCGAAGATCTGACCCCCGCGGAGATCACCGACGATATGGCGCTCTTCGGCGAGGGACTGGGGCTCGATTCCCTTGACGCGGTGGAGTTGGTGGTGCTGGTGCAGAAGCACTTCGGCGTCGAGATCAAGGATATGGAAGAGGGGCGCCCGGCCCTGCAGACCGTCGCCACCCTGGCGGCCTTCATCGAAAAAAAACGGCAGGGATGA
- a CDS encoding DUF4410 domain-containing protein: MRKLLQGGVLLLVMLLVGCAASPKVKAPTRAGGGGYAIAVLSDRGVTPELDPDRANQYNQVGAWMEQDLLRMLGKAGYQARLIGSRGEFSGADGEYLLSVRIVTYRSGSKAARIIVGFGAGATSLDTHYELYGAGPQPLLAEDHGVGSSIDWYQVVQKLNQQMVDAVSRKLAETGGRG, encoded by the coding sequence ATGAGGAAGCTGTTGCAGGGAGGGGTGCTTTTGCTGGTAATGTTGCTGGTCGGTTGCGCTGCGAGTCCCAAGGTCAAGGCGCCGACGCGCGCGGGAGGAGGCGGCTACGCCATTGCCGTTCTTTCCGATCGTGGCGTCACCCCGGAACTCGACCCGGATCGGGCCAACCAGTACAATCAGGTCGGCGCCTGGATGGAACAGGATCTGCTGCGCATGCTGGGCAAGGCCGGTTATCAGGCGCGGCTGATCGGCAGTCGCGGGGAATTTTCCGGCGCCGACGGCGAATATCTGCTGAGCGTGCGCATCGTCACCTACCGTTCCGGCAGCAAGGCGGCGCGCATCATCGTCGGTTTCGGTGCTGGCGCCACTTCTCTCGATACCCATTACGAACTGTACGGGGCTGGGCCGCAGCCCCTCCTCGCTGAAGACCACGGCGTCGGTTCCAGTATCGACTGGTATCAGGTGGTGCAAAAGCTCAATCAGCAGATGGTCGATGCTGTCTCCCGCAAACTGGCCGAAACAGGCGGGCGGGGCTAA
- a CDS encoding ABC transporter ATP-binding protein, producing the protein MTTAGAPAELAVAARELVKRYPGAEQPALDGLELEIFAGETFGLLGPNGAGKTTAISILATLLRPTTGSVRLFGLDPGRRCQEVRRLIGLVPQEIALYPRLTLAENLAYFGRLHGLAGAGLKTQVGDCLAMVGLEAQGGRLVEACSGGMKRRANLAAGLLHRPRLLFLDEPTVGIDAQSRNVIFENLARLKAEGMTLLYTTHYMEEARQLCDRIAIVDAGRVVALGAPAELLAAQPDCRDLEQLFLRLTGRHLRD; encoded by the coding sequence GTGACGACGGCTGGTGCCCCGGCAGAGCTCGCCGTCGCCGCGCGGGAACTGGTCAAGCGCTACCCCGGCGCCGAGCAGCCGGCCCTGGATGGACTGGAGTTGGAGATCTTCGCCGGGGAGACCTTCGGCCTGCTCGGCCCCAACGGCGCCGGCAAGACCACCGCCATCTCCATCCTCGCCACCCTGCTGCGTCCCACGACCGGCAGCGTCCGCCTCTTCGGTCTCGATCCCGGGCGTCGCTGCCAAGAGGTCCGGCGCCTGATCGGCCTGGTTCCCCAGGAAATCGCCCTCTACCCGCGCCTGACCCTGGCGGAAAATCTCGCCTACTTCGGCCGTCTGCACGGGCTGGCCGGGGCCGGATTGAAGACCCAAGTCGGCGACTGCCTGGCCATGGTCGGCCTCGAAGCCCAGGGGGGGCGATTGGTGGAGGCCTGCTCGGGAGGGATGAAACGGCGGGCGAATCTCGCCGCCGGGTTGCTGCACCGGCCGCGCCTGCTCTTTCTCGACGAGCCGACGGTCGGCATCGACGCCCAGTCGCGCAACGTCATTTTCGAGAATCTGGCGCGCCTCAAGGCCGAGGGGATGACCTTGCTCTACACCACCCACTATATGGAAGAGGCGCGGCAGCTCTGCGACCGCATCGCCATTGTCGATGCCGGGCGGGTGGTCGCCCTGGGGGCGCCGGCGGAACTGCTGGCGGCACAGCCCGATTGCCGCGATCTCGAACAGCTCTTTCTGCGCCTCACCGGCCGCCATCTGCGGGATTGA
- a CDS encoding BtrH N-terminal domain-containing protein has product MSIPFVHRQAAHCESGATANLLRHQGIHLSEALAFGIGGGLFFGYLPFIRLNRLPLVTYRKGPGGIFKAATQRLGVRVEGRRFRDPEAGMAALDELLDRGIPVGAQTSVYWLPYLPPALRFHFNAHNLVVYGKQGETYLISDPVMDEAVLCPAEDLRRARFAAGDLAPKGRIYYLTAVPTEPDLRRAVRAGMGEVCRNLRNPVPLIGVRGMRRLARVIEGWPRKFGERRTVQHLGHLIRMQEEIGTGGGGFRFMYAAFLQESAGILERPELLDLSRRMTGIGDGWREFALLAARACKGRITVAEACPELGEWLRRCADGEEALFRDLAGVIR; this is encoded by the coding sequence GTGAGCATCCCCTTCGTCCATCGCCAAGCGGCCCACTGCGAAAGCGGGGCGACCGCCAATCTCCTGCGCCATCAGGGAATCCACCTCTCCGAGGCCCTGGCCTTCGGCATCGGCGGCGGCCTCTTTTTCGGCTACCTCCCCTTTATCCGTCTCAACCGCCTACCCCTCGTCACCTACCGCAAGGGCCCGGGAGGGATCTTCAAGGCGGCGACCCAGCGCCTCGGCGTGCGGGTCGAGGGGCGCCGTTTCCGCGATCCCGAGGCGGGCATGGCCGCTCTCGACGAGCTTCTCGACCGGGGGATTCCGGTGGGGGCGCAGACCAGCGTCTACTGGCTCCCTTATCTGCCGCCGGCGTTGCGTTTTCATTTCAACGCCCACAATCTGGTGGTCTACGGCAAGCAGGGAGAAACCTACCTGATCAGCGACCCGGTGATGGACGAGGCGGTTCTCTGCCCGGCCGAGGATCTGCGCCGGGCGCGTTTTGCCGCCGGCGATCTGGCGCCCAAGGGACGCATCTACTACCTGACCGCCGTGCCGACCGAGCCCGACCTGCGCCGCGCGGTGCGGGCGGGGATGGGCGAGGTCTGCCGCAACCTGCGCAACCCGGTGCCGCTCATCGGCGTGCGCGGCATGCGCCGGCTGGCCCGGGTGATCGAGGGCTGGCCGCGCAAGTTCGGTGAACGGCGGACGGTGCAGCATCTTGGCCATCTCATCCGCATGCAGGAGGAGATCGGCACCGGTGGCGGCGGTTTCCGCTTCATGTACGCCGCTTTTCTTCAGGAGTCCGCCGGGATCCTTGAACGGCCCGAGTTGTTGGATCTTTCCCGGCGGATGACCGGCATCGGCGATGGCTGGCGGGAGTTCGCCCTGCTCGCCGCCCGGGCCTGCAAGGGGCGGATCACCGTGGCCGAGGCCTGCCCGGAGCTGGGCGAATGGCTGCGCCGCTGCGCCGATGGCGAGGAGGCCCTCTTTCGCGACCTCGCCGGGGTGATCCGGTGA
- a CDS encoding lysophospholipid acyltransferase family protein — MSRTEPEMTAKAQSWHSRSVGSRLQHGIFYLLIHLGGRRAAYVLLHFVVAYYALLRPDLRRKGEPYLRRRFPGATARQLFRHGCRLLLDFGKVLVDRAVVGILGPECMAVRLRGKEELLQLLAEGKGLILIGAHVGCWQAAMSALGFLETPVSLLMQREDGDIDRHYFEHAGRECPYRIIDPRGFLGGSLEMLAVLKRGEVLSVMGDRLLGSDKNAVTVDFLGGPARLPFSAYKLAATTGAPIAVLFSAKTGPASYELELAKIIRVPTIAGRSGAAFAPYVAEFAAALEKFTREHPYQFFNFFDMWQNDETK, encoded by the coding sequence GTGTCCCGAACTGAACCGGAAATGACCGCCAAAGCCCAATCCTGGCACAGCCGCAGCGTCGGCTCGCGTCTGCAGCACGGAATCTTCTATCTGCTGATTCACCTCGGCGGGCGGCGCGCCGCCTACGTTCTGCTCCATTTCGTGGTCGCCTACTACGCCCTGCTGCGCCCCGATCTGCGGCGCAAGGGCGAGCCTTACCTGCGCCGGCGTTTTCCCGGCGCCACCGCTCGGCAACTTTTCCGCCACGGCTGCCGGCTTCTCCTCGATTTCGGCAAGGTGCTGGTCGACCGGGCGGTGGTCGGCATCCTCGGTCCCGAGTGCATGGCGGTGCGGCTGCGCGGCAAGGAGGAGTTGCTCCAGTTGCTCGCGGAGGGCAAGGGCCTGATCCTGATCGGCGCCCACGTCGGCTGCTGGCAGGCGGCGATGAGCGCCCTCGGCTTTTTGGAAACCCCGGTGAGCCTGCTCATGCAGCGGGAAGACGGCGACATCGACCGCCATTACTTCGAGCACGCCGGGCGCGAATGCCCCTATCGGATCATCGACCCCCGGGGCTTTCTCGGCGGCTCTCTGGAGATGCTCGCCGTCCTCAAGCGCGGCGAGGTGCTGTCGGTGATGGGCGACCGCCTGCTCGGCAGCGACAAGAACGCCGTCACCGTCGACTTTCTCGGCGGCCCGGCGCGCCTGCCTTTCAGCGCCTACAAGCTCGCCGCGACCACCGGCGCGCCCATTGCCGTCCTCTTTTCCGCCAAGACCGGCCCGGCGAGCTACGAACTGGAACTGGCCAAAATCATCCGTGTGCCGACCATCGCCGGACGCAGCGGCGCCGCCTTCGCCCCCTATGTGGCGGAATTTGCCGCCGCTCTGGAAAAATTCACCCGGGAGCACCCCTACCAGTTTTTCAATTTTTTCGATATGTGGCAGAATGACGAGACCAAATAA
- a CDS encoding beta-ketoacyl-ACP synthase III, whose protein sequence is MDVFITDLAAFLPNAPVDNDRMEEVLGMVHQLPSRTRRIILRNNKIERRHYAIDPATGATTHSNAELTAEAIRRLRPYPGFTTAAIRCLACGTSSPDQTKPGHGSMVHGELAAAPCEVVSTAGVCVAGMTALKYAWMNVAAGLAENAVATGSELSSTYLRAQLCGNGPTDADLDAQPQLAFDADFLRWMLSDGAGAAFLTTVPPDDRLALKIEWIEIVSFAHQFEACMYSGAVKNADGSLTGWREFPPEEALRRHVMHVKQDVKLLNNEIVPTSVARTLPPLIEKYGLRPEGIDWFLPHYSSDYFRRPIHDHLQEIGFPIPFARWFTNLATRGNTGSASIYLMLEELFHSGRLQRGERLLLFVPESGRFTISYALLTVV, encoded by the coding sequence ATGGATGTCTTCATCACCGACCTTGCCGCCTTTCTCCCCAACGCCCCGGTGGACAACGACCGGATGGAAGAGGTTCTCGGGATGGTACACCAGTTGCCTTCCCGCACCCGGCGCATCATTCTTCGCAACAACAAGATCGAGCGCCGCCATTACGCCATCGATCCGGCGACCGGCGCCACCACCCACAGCAACGCCGAACTGACCGCCGAGGCGATCCGCCGCCTGCGCCCCTATCCCGGCTTCACGACCGCCGCTATCCGCTGCCTGGCCTGCGGCACCTCCTCCCCCGACCAGACCAAACCCGGCCACGGCTCCATGGTCCACGGCGAACTCGCCGCCGCCCCCTGCGAGGTGGTGAGCACCGCCGGGGTCTGCGTCGCCGGCATGACCGCCCTCAAGTACGCCTGGATGAATGTCGCCGCCGGGCTGGCGGAAAACGCCGTCGCCACCGGTTCGGAGCTCTCCTCCACCTACCTGCGCGCCCAACTCTGCGGCAACGGGCCGACCGACGCCGACCTCGATGCCCAGCCTCAACTCGCCTTCGACGCCGACTTTCTGCGCTGGATGCTCTCCGACGGCGCCGGCGCCGCTTTCCTCACCACCGTTCCGCCCGACGACCGCCTCGCCCTGAAGATCGAATGGATCGAGATCGTCTCCTTCGCCCATCAGTTTGAGGCCTGCATGTACTCGGGGGCGGTGAAGAACGCCGACGGCAGCCTCACCGGCTGGCGCGAGTTCCCCCCCGAGGAGGCCCTGCGCCGCCACGTCATGCATGTCAAGCAGGACGTCAAGCTGCTCAACAACGAGATCGTCCCGACCTCGGTGGCGCGCACTCTGCCGCCGCTCATCGAAAAATACGGCCTGCGCCCGGAAGGGATCGACTGGTTCCTCCCCCACTATTCCTCCGACTACTTCCGCCGGCCGATTCACGACCACCTGCAGGAAATCGGCTTCCCCATCCCCTTCGCGCGCTGGTTTACCAATCTGGCGACCCGGGGGAACACCGGCTCCGCCTCCATCTACCTGATGCTCGAAGAGCTCTTCCATTCCGGTCGCCTCCAGCGCGGCGAGCGCCTGCTCCTCTTCGTCCCTGAAAGCGGGCGTTTCACCATCAGCTACGCCCTGCTCACCGTCGTCTGA
- a CDS encoding phosphopantetheine-binding protein has translation MEVLSADNLEQALRDLIVDSCNIPDASEEVFPDAPLIGPDSPWGLDSLDAVEIVVAVQKAYEVRIGGQDTSREVLASLRTLAEFIRKERG, from the coding sequence ATGGAAGTTTTGTCTGCCGACAACCTCGAACAAGCGCTGCGCGACCTGATCGTCGACAGCTGCAACATTCCCGACGCGTCGGAAGAGGTCTTTCCCGACGCGCCGCTGATCGGTCCCGATTCCCCCTGGGGGCTCGATTCCCTCGACGCGGTGGAGATCGTGGTGGCGGTGCAGAAGGCCTACGAAGTGCGTATCGGCGGCCAGGATACCAGCCGCGAGGTGCTCGCCTCGCTGCGCACCCTGGCCGAGTTCATTCGCAAGGAGCGGGGCTAA